One window of the Micropterus dolomieu isolate WLL.071019.BEF.003 ecotype Adirondacks linkage group LG08, ASM2129224v1, whole genome shotgun sequence genome contains the following:
- the LOC123975260 gene encoding keratin, type II cytoskeletal 8-like — protein MSSMKTVSVKTFRSSYGGSGGGGGGGGGFSGSSFVGGGGFSSGSRGGGGSFSTKSAILLRPSYSISSSSAGGSMQRLSMGGGGGGGYGGGSAFGGGGGYGGGSAFGGGGGGGGGSGFGGGFGGGAGFGGGFGGGAGGMASLPITNVQVNQSLLAPLNIDIDPNIQTVRTQEKEQIKTLNNRFASFIDKVRFLEQQNKMLETKWSLLQDQTTTRSNIDAMFEAYIANLRRQLDGLGNEKMKLEGELRNMQGLVEDFKNKYEDEINKRAGVENEFVLLKKDVDGAYMNKVELEAKVDALQDEINFLRAVYEAELRELQGQIKDTSVIVEMDNSRNLDMDSIVAEVKAQYEDIAKRSRADAESWYQQKFQEMQTSAGQAGDDLRNTKSEIAELNRMISRLQNEIEAVKGQRANLEAQIAEAEERGEMAVKDAKARIKDLEEALQRAKQDMARQVREYQELMNVKLALDIEIATYKKLLEGEESRIASGGGATTIHVQSTSSSYGGGGGGGGMGGGYGGGMGGGYGGGMGGGYGGGMGGGYGGGMGGGMGSSSGGGYGGMGGMSMSMSGGGGISTKMSSSSSSLRSSRRN, from the exons ATGTCGTCCATGAAAACTGTTAGCGTGAAAACTTTCAGGTCCAGCTATGGAGGAAgcggtggtggaggtggtggtggtggtggtttcaGCGGTAGTAGTTTTGTCGGCGGTGGAGGTTTCAGCAGTGGCAGCcgtggaggaggaggatcatTTTCCACAAAATCTGCCATTCTGCTCAGGCCGTCATACTCAATATCATCCAGCTCTGCTGGTGGCTCAATGCAAAGGTTAAGCATgggcggtggtggtggtggtggttacGGTGGTGGCAGTGCTttcggtggtggtggtggttacGGTGGTGGCAGTGCTttcggtggtggtggtggtggtggtggtggttcaGGTTTTGGTGGTGGTTTCGGTGGTGGTGCTGGTTTTGGTGGTGGTTTTGGTGGTGGTGCCGGAGGTATGGCATCGCTTCCGATCACAAACGTTCAAGTCAACCAGAGCCTGCTGGCCCCCCTGAACATTGACATCGACCCCAACATTCAGACTGTCCGTACCCAAGAGAAAGAGCAGATCAAGACTCTGAACAACCGCTTTGCTAGCTTCATTGACAAG GTTCGCTTCCTGGAGCAGCAGAACAAAATGCTGGAGACCAAGTGGAGCCTGTTGCAGGACCAGACGACCACCCGCTCCAACATCGATGCCATGTTTGAGGCTTACATCGCCAACCTGCGCAGACAGCTGGATGGGCTCGGCAATGAGAAAATGAAACTGGAGGGAGAGCTGAGGAACATGCAGGGACTGGTAGAGGACTTCAAGAACAA ATATGAAGATGAAATCAACAAGCGTGCTGGTGTAGAGAATGAGTTTGTGCTCCTCAAGAAG GATGTAGATGGTGCGTACATGAACAAGGTTGAGCTGGAGGCCAAGGTTGATGCCCTTCAGGATGAAATTAACTTCCTCAGAGCTGTCTATGAAGCG GAACTGCGTGAGCTCCAGGGACAGATCAAGGACACCTCAGTCATTGTGGAGATGGACAACAGTCGCAACCTGGACATGGACTCCATTGTGGCTGAAGTCAAGGCTCAGTATGAGGATATTGCCAAACGCAGCCGTGCTGATGCTGAATCATGGTATCAGCAGAAG TTCCAGGAAATGCAGACCAGTGCAGGACAGGCTGGAGATGACCTTCGCAACACAAAGAGTGAGATTGCTGAGCTCAACCGCATGATTAGCCGCCTCCAGAATGAGATTGAGGCAGTCAAGGGACAG CGTGCCAACTTGGAGGCCCAGATAGCTGAGGCTGAGGAACGCGGTGAGATGGCTGTGAAAGATGCCAAGGCCCGCATCAAGGATCTGGAAGAAGCCCTGCAGAGGGCCAAACAGGACATGGCCCGCCAGGTCCGCGAGTACCAGGAGCTCATGAATGTCAAGTTAGCTCTGGACATTGAGATTGCCACCTACAAGAAGCTTCTGGAAGGAGAGGAATCCAG AATTGCTTCTGGTGGTGGAGCTACAACCATCCACGTACAGAGCACAAGCAGTAGCTACG gtggtggaggaggtggcGGCGGCATGGGCGGCGGCTATGGCGGCGGAATGGGCGGCGGCTATGGCGGCGGCATGGGCGGAGGCTATGGCGGCGGCATGGGCGGAGGCTATGGCGGCGGCATGGGCGGCGGCATGGGCAGTAGCAGTGGCGGTGGATACGGCGGAATGGGTGGCATGAGCATGTCCATGAGTGGCGGCGGAGGCATTAGCACAAaaatgagcagcagcagcagcagcctccgCTCATCCCGGCGTAACTAA